Within the Ranitomeya imitator isolate aRanImi1 chromosome 8, aRanImi1.pri, whole genome shotgun sequence genome, the region TGTAACCAGGAAAAAAGACAGGACACAGGCTGCTGTAACCAGAACCATAGACAGGATACAGGCTGCTGTAaccagaaccatagagaggacacAGGCTGCTGTAACCAGAACCATAGACAGGACCCAGGCTGCTGTAACCAGAACCATAGACAGGACCCAGGCTGCTGTAACCAGAACCATAGACAGGACACAGGCTGCTGTAACCAGGAAAAAAAGACAGGACACAGGCTGCTGTAACCAGAACCAAAGACAGGATACAGGCTGCTGTAACCAGGAAAAAAAGACAGGATACAGGCTGCTGTAACCAGAACCAAAGACAGGATACAGGCTGCTGTAACCAGGAAAAAAGACAGGACACAGGCTGCTGTAACCAGAACTATAGACAGGATACAGGCTGCTGTAaccagaaccatagagaggacacAGGCTGCTGTAACCAGAACCATAGACAGGACCCAGGCTGCTGTAACCAGAACCATAGACAGGACCCAGGCTGCTGTAACCAGAACCATAGACAGGACACAGGCTGCTGTAACCAGGAAAAAAAGACAGGACACAGGCTGCTGTAACCAGAACCAAAGACAGGATACAGGCTGCTGTAACCAGGAAAAAAGACAGGACACAGGCTGCTGTAACCAGAACCATAGACAGGATACAGGCTGCTGTAACCAGAACCATAGACAGGACACAGGCTGCTGTAACCAGAACCAAAGACAGGATACAGGCTGCTGTAACCAGGAAAAAAGACAGGACACAGGCTGCTGTAACCAGAACCATAGACAGGATACAGGCTGCTGTAACCAGAACCATAGACAGGACACAGGCTGCTGTAACCAGGAAAAAAAAGACAGGATACAGGCTGCTGTAACCAGAACCATAGACAGGATACAGGCTGCTGTAACCAGAACCAAAGACAGGATACAGGCTGCTGTAACCAGGAAAAAAGACAGGACACAGGCTGCTGTAACCAGAACCATAGACAGGACACAGGCTGCTGTAACCAGAACCATAGACAGGACACAGGCTGCTGTAACCAGAACCATAGACAGGACACAAATGCCAAATAGGAATGAGAGGGTTCTCTGCGCTGCTGATAAAAATCCAAAGGACGATTCCCTCAGATGGGATTGGgagcgattagtgatgagcgagggtaCTCGTTGCTCGGTGGTCTCTTAGTGTTTgttagtactcagagatttagttttcatcccggcagctgaatgatttacagctactagacagcttgattacatgtgaggattccctagcaaccaggcaatccccacatgtactcagcctggctagtagctgtaaatcattcagctgccgggatgaaaactaaatctctgagcagtcacaaatactgggAGACCACCGAGCAGGAGACCACCGAGCAGGAGtaccctcgctcatcactagtagtgatgaCTTTTATTATCATCCGACTTCTTCATCAGTAAAACACACCACACATTTCGTCGGACATCTTGACACCTGTGGCTTCCCCCAATAGTTGTGTTACATGAGGTGACCGCGTCCTTTCACCCTACGGCCTCCGATCATCAGCGAATAAGACCCCACTGCGCTTTCTTGCCCCCAGTCTTTGCTACATATCATACTCAGACTATACTCATCACTGACACTTGTCTTCCTTCTCTAGACTCACATGAAAGCCACGAGTCCTACGAACGTTACGGTAAGAATGATTTTTGGTTTACagaataatataataaaataataaataatagaataaatataaaacaataataatgtaataataaatataataataataaataaataataataataacaaaaataataacagAATAAATATATAAGAAGGATTGCAGGATTCCGGCTTGTATCTgaggggttgttacaatgtatcagtgtgcaCAATCCTTTGCTCTCTACCTCGGCTTtctttctcttttctctgctgtcTGACTTGTATTCTATACACATCACTCTTATATTTTTGCTGCAGATCCGTTTGTTAACTCAAGAAATGCCAACTCCTTCATGCAACGGAACGTGCGAATGAATGAGCGGTAAGGATAGAATAACCGGACAATCCGCTCCTGTGCATGCAGATTACACAGGACTATAGTCAGTGACTGCACAGTATGTGACCAGTACTgctgcagagctgcattcacaagtgttatgctccagtcacatccagagctgcattcacaagtgttatgctccagccacatccagagctgcattcacaagtgttatactccagccacatccagagctgcattcacaggtGTTATACTccagccacatccagagctgcattcaaaagTATTACACTccagccacatccagagctgcattcacaagtgttatgctccagccacatccagagctgcaatcataagTGTTATACTccagccacatccagagctgcattcacaagtgttatgctccagccacatccagagctgcattcacaggtGTTATACTccagccacatccagagctgcattcacaagtgttatgctccagccacatccagagctgcattcacaggtGTTATACTccagccacatccagagctgcattcacaagtgttatactccagccacatccagagctgcattcacaagtgtTATATTccagccacatccagagctgcattcacaagtgttatactccagccacatccagagctgcattcacaaatgTTATGCTccagccacatccagagctgcattcacaggtgttaggctgccgtcacactagcagtatttggtcagtattttacatcagtatttgtagccaaaaccaggagtggaacaaatagaggaaaagtataatagaatcatatgctccacttctgtatttatcacccactgctggttttggctgagaaatactgatgtaaaatagtgaccaaatactgatcgtgtgacggcagccttatactccagccacatccagagctgcattcacaggtGTTATACTccagccacatccagagctgcattcaaaagTATTATACTccagccacatccagagctgcattcacaagtgttatgctccagccacatccagagctgcaatcataagTGTTATACTccagccacatccagagctgcattcacaagtgttatgctccagccacatccagagctgcattcacaggtGTTATACTccagccacatccagagctgcTTTCACAAGTGTTATGCTccagccacatccagagctgcattcacaagtgttatactccagccacatccagagctgcattcacaggtGTTATACTCTAGCCACatacagagctgcattcacaagtgttatgctccagccacatccagagctgcattcacaagtgttatactccagccacatccagagctgcattcacaagtgttatactccagccacatccagagctgcattcacaggtgttacactccagccacatccagagctgcattcacaagtgttacactccagccacatccagagctgcattcacaggtGTTATACTCTAGCCACatacagagctgcattcacaagtgttatgctccagccacatccagagctgcattcacaagtgttatactccagccacatccagagctgcattcacaagtgttatactccagccacatccagagctgcattcacaagtgttacactccagccacatccagagctgcattcacaattctgctgttacAACACGTGTTATTTACTccagccacatccagagctgcattcacaattttgCTGTTACAACACGTGTTATTTACTccagccacatccagagctgcacaccCTAGTTATTTTCTTCGAGTGATGGAATTGGATTCTAAACTATTTTTCCTCTGTTGATTTACTCAATGAAATGAGTCAGGAAATagtatgcagctctggatgtgactggagtcgaATAGGTCAGTTCTGCAGGGATCTGACCATGAAACGTTGTGGAGTTGCCCTTTAAGCTGCTCTTGTCATTTCCGTTTCTCCAGAGTTCGCGCCAAGAGCCCCTGGGAGCGGCAGCGCGAGACCTGCGAGGAGTACAACCCCTGCGAGCGCTACGCCATGAGACACGGCTGGGGAGCGGCCTACAAGCGATACTTCGGGCAGCGCGCCGGCGAGAGATACTAGGAGCCACCGTGCGTTATACCGGCTCACACATGGCTGCGCAGTGTCTCTTTAGTTGTTGAGTTTTATTGTCTGCACTTTTCATATATTGTCATAATTCTGGGGGGATCCAGGACGGGGACACGATATCCGCACCCGATTCTGCGGCTGTAAAATCGCTTCACTGTGGAAACATAAGTGCGAGAAATAAAAATCTGCTTTATAAACGGTGTCACCGGTCACATGGCGCGAAAACCCGGAATGTGTGAGTCTCCATAGCAACCAGTGTTCATACTGATACAAAGTGACACACAGCCCTGTCCTCATTAACATCCGCATGAGAGTcagcgctcctctcctgaaatcctctgtgctgctggggacctgcGCCTTCCACTACATACAAGATATAGTGAAAATGCTGCAGAGTCAGAAGCTTCCAGTAATAGAAGAGTTAacagtttatttttattaattaacaaaatgcaaagtgattgAAGAGAaatgtaaggctgctttcacacatcaggttttttgtttcaggctaaatccgactCTCGGTAGAAAAACCAGaaccgaaaaaaataaaaaacggatccggtttttcccccattgacttgtattagcaccggatggcccagcgttccttctggtttgatgccggatccggcgtacactcgattcTGGTGTCTGGAAAAAacctctactgtaacgttttttgtctccggcgaaaaagcctaaaAGGCCGGATccagcgcttccggctgtttgctagaatgggagccggaaggtgcca harbors:
- the MGP gene encoding matrix Gla protein; its protein translation is MKTLALLLVVALATAVTLAYDSHESHESYERYDPFVNSRNANSFMQRNVRMNERVRAKSPWERQRETCEEYNPCERYAMRHGWGAAYKRYFGQRAGERY